One genomic window of Longimicrobiaceae bacterium includes the following:
- a CDS encoding di-trans,poly-cis-decaprenylcistransferase, with protein MKQRALTTRFPGLHVAVIMDGNGRWAVGRGQPRIAGHREGAKVVREIVEGAPGLGIGTLTLYAFSSDNWKRPGREVSALMRLFRTYLASETAKCVQNGVRLDVIGRRDRIPPVLRKAIEAAEAETAGGDRLHLRIAIDYSARDTLVEAAAACRATSAHLDREAFTALIEKVSHSDPAPEVDLLIRTGGEQRLSDFLLWECAYAELYFDRCLWPDFSVRRLSMAVEEYSRRERRFGGLPAAAAS; from the coding sequence ATGAAGCAAAGGGCTTTGACGACGCGCTTTCCCGGTCTCCACGTGGCGGTGATCATGGATGGGAACGGGCGGTGGGCAGTGGGACGCGGGCAGCCGCGGATCGCCGGCCACCGGGAGGGAGCCAAGGTCGTGCGGGAGATCGTTGAAGGGGCACCGGGACTCGGAATCGGGACGCTGACCCTGTACGCCTTCTCCTCCGACAACTGGAAGCGGCCGGGCCGGGAAGTCTCTGCCCTGATGCGCCTCTTCCGCACATACCTGGCGTCCGAAACCGCCAAGTGCGTGCAGAACGGTGTTCGACTCGACGTGATCGGCCGGCGCGACCGGATTCCACCGGTGCTGCGGAAGGCGATCGAGGCGGCGGAGGCCGAGACTGCCGGGGGAGATCGCCTACACCTGCGTATCGCCATCGACTATTCGGCCCGCGACACGCTGGTCGAGGCCGCGGCCGCCTGCCGCGCGACGTCGGCCCACCTCGATAGGGAGGCCTTCACCGCCCTCATCGAGAAAGTCAGCCACTCCGATCCGGCTCCGGAGGTGGACCTGCTGATCCGGACCGGGGGCGAGCAGCGGCTCAGCGACTTCCTGCTCTGGGAGTGCGCCTACGCCGAGCTCTACTTCGATCGGTGCTTGTGGCCGGATTTCTCCGTTCGCCGGCTGTCGATGGCGGTGGAGGAGTACTCGCGTCGCGAACGCCGCTTCGGCGGGCTGCCCGCAGCCGCCGCGAGCTGA
- a CDS encoding FAD-binding and (Fe-S)-binding domain-containing protein encodes MLTVIQNDSHAARLERALSERVRGEVRFDTHTRLMYSTDASLYQIVPMGVVIPRDAEDVETVVRLAGEANVPLVPRGGGTSLAGQSIGEAIVIDFAKYMNRVLSIDPDRRIAVVEPGVRLDRLNRATSKYGLHFGPDPQTIRQCALGGMIANNSCGSRSLVYGKTGDHVHSLKCMLPDTQCLHFKPVERGAVATMPGREGEIAREVMSLLEPHRDGILARYPKVPRRVSGYNFDMLLEEEKLNLSKLIVGSEGTLATILEAELGLVPLPRARSLVLLSFPERWTSMDAIPAILPEPGLSALEIVDSRVLRGAREIIHYRPAAAFAAPDALGVLFCEFSGDTPEEVAARAQDFAARAPSLPGSPSARVYLDPRDQTAAWALRQAATGLLYRTTSSRDVKPHEFVEDTGIPPEKLGAYTRRFEEIVHRNGTTLGFFGHAGQGCLHIRVDLNLKQGEDVRRMQAIAEQVAELVVEFGGSLSGEHGDGLSRSQFLPVMFGPEIMDLHRRVKTIFDPQGRMNPGKIVPPTQRMSENLRFGEGYSAFAPKTYFDYSADGGWDLAVEKCTGMAVCRKLDAGTMCPSFMVTLEEEHSTRGRANSLREAMKGGLPGMKSEEVLEALDLCLECKACKTECPVGVDMARYKSEFLAQHYRATGRIPPSALFAGKIHDLARLGSLAPGLANLGNRLVGPLLKRVSHTDQRRKLPELAPRTFREEFRGIPRSRSAPRGRVILFDDTFHNFFNPAPLHAAVRVLERAGFSVELPRRQVCCGRPNISKGLLDEAKRRQRELVATLAPQMEGGVPLVGLEPSCVLTFRDELPDLIGRERGRVVAENSYTLEEFLDSLPDYAPGRLERQAIVHGHCHQKALVGMEPTRRLLDRVEGLDYRILDSGCCGMAGSFGYEEGHYEISKAIGERVLFPAVRGAPDAIVVAPGFSCRSQIADFCAGRRALHTAELLALAG; translated from the coding sequence ATGCTGACAGTCATCCAGAACGATTCGCACGCAGCGCGGTTGGAACGAGCGCTCAGCGAGCGCGTCCGCGGTGAGGTGCGCTTCGATACCCATACCCGTTTGATGTACAGCACCGACGCCTCCCTGTACCAGATCGTACCGATGGGAGTCGTCATCCCCCGTGACGCCGAGGATGTGGAGACGGTGGTGCGGCTCGCCGGAGAGGCGAACGTGCCCCTTGTGCCCAGAGGGGGAGGCACCTCGCTCGCGGGACAGTCGATCGGCGAAGCCATCGTGATCGACTTCGCGAAGTACATGAATCGTGTCCTCTCCATCGATCCCGATCGTCGAATCGCCGTCGTCGAGCCGGGTGTGAGGCTCGACCGCCTCAATCGGGCGACGTCGAAGTACGGGCTGCACTTCGGTCCGGACCCGCAGACCATCCGGCAGTGCGCGCTGGGCGGCATGATCGCGAACAACTCGTGCGGCTCGCGCTCCCTGGTCTACGGGAAGACGGGCGATCACGTGCACTCGCTGAAGTGCATGCTCCCGGACACGCAGTGCCTGCACTTCAAGCCCGTCGAGAGGGGCGCGGTGGCGACCATGCCAGGCCGGGAGGGCGAGATCGCGCGGGAGGTCATGTCGCTGCTCGAGCCGCATCGCGATGGCATTCTGGCGCGCTACCCCAAAGTCCCACGGCGCGTCAGCGGCTACAACTTCGACATGCTGCTCGAGGAAGAGAAGCTCAACCTGTCGAAGCTGATCGTCGGGTCGGAGGGCACCCTCGCCACCATCCTGGAGGCGGAGCTCGGGCTGGTGCCCCTGCCCCGCGCCCGCAGCCTGGTGCTTCTCTCCTTCCCCGAGCGATGGACGTCGATGGACGCCATCCCCGCCATCCTTCCCGAGCCGGGGCTCTCTGCGCTCGAGATCGTGGACTCGCGCGTGCTGCGCGGTGCGCGCGAGATCATCCACTACCGGCCGGCCGCCGCTTTTGCCGCGCCGGACGCGCTGGGTGTGCTCTTCTGCGAGTTCTCCGGTGACACACCCGAAGAGGTGGCCGCGCGCGCTCAGGACTTCGCCGCCCGGGCGCCGAGCCTGCCCGGGTCTCCCTCGGCGCGGGTCTACCTCGACCCCCGTGACCAGACGGCGGCGTGGGCGCTGCGCCAGGCCGCCACGGGCCTGCTCTATCGCACGACCTCCAGCCGGGACGTCAAGCCTCACGAGTTCGTGGAGGATACAGGTATCCCGCCCGAAAAGCTGGGCGCCTACACGCGGCGCTTCGAGGAGATCGTGCATCGCAACGGCACGACCCTCGGCTTCTTCGGACATGCGGGCCAGGGCTGTCTGCACATCCGCGTCGACCTCAACCTCAAGCAGGGTGAGGACGTGCGTCGCATGCAGGCGATAGCCGAGCAGGTGGCGGAACTGGTGGTTGAGTTCGGCGGGTCCCTCTCGGGCGAGCACGGCGACGGGCTTTCCCGGTCGCAGTTCCTGCCGGTGATGTTTGGCCCCGAGATCATGGACCTCCACCGGAGGGTGAAGACGATCTTCGATCCGCAGGGACGCATGAACCCGGGGAAAATCGTCCCTCCAACGCAGCGGATGTCGGAAAACCTCCGCTTCGGCGAGGGCTACTCCGCGTTCGCTCCGAAAACCTATTTCGACTACTCGGCCGACGGGGGATGGGACCTGGCGGTGGAGAAGTGCACCGGCATGGCGGTGTGTCGCAAGCTCGACGCGGGCACCATGTGCCCCTCGTTCATGGTCACCCTGGAGGAGGAGCACTCGACTCGGGGAAGGGCGAACAGCCTGCGGGAGGCCATGAAGGGCGGACTTCCGGGGATGAAGAGCGAGGAAGTGCTCGAGGCGCTCGACCTCTGCCTGGAGTGCAAGGCGTGCAAGACCGAGTGTCCCGTCGGGGTGGACATGGCGCGGTACAAGTCGGAGTTCCTGGCGCAGCACTACCGCGCGACGGGGCGTATCCCACCCTCGGCGCTCTTCGCGGGGAAGATCCACGACCTCGCACGGCTTGGAAGTCTGGCTCCGGGGCTGGCGAACCTCGGCAATCGGCTTGTCGGACCGCTTTTGAAGCGGGTGTCGCACACGGATCAGCGTCGCAAGCTGCCGGAGCTCGCCCCTCGCACCTTCCGCGAGGAGTTCCGGGGGATTCCCCGCAGTCGCAGCGCCCCGCGTGGCAGGGTGATCCTCTTCGACGACACCTTCCACAACTTCTTCAACCCCGCGCCGCTACACGCCGCGGTGCGGGTCCTGGAGCGTGCGGGCTTCAGCGTGGAGCTGCCGCGGCGTCAGGTCTGCTGCGGACGGCCGAACATTTCAAAAGGGTTGCTGGACGAGGCCAAGCGGCGGCAACGCGAGCTGGTCGCCACGCTGGCGCCGCAGATGGAGGGCGGCGTCCCCCTTGTCGGGCTGGAGCCCAGCTGTGTCCTCACCTTCCGCGACGAGCTCCCCGATCTGATCGGGCGCGAGCGCGGCCGGGTCGTGGCGGAGAACAGCTACACCCTCGAGGAGTTCCTGGATTCCCTGCCGGACTACGCGCCGGGGAGACTCGAGCGGCAGGCCATCGTCCACGGTCACTGCCACCAGAAGGCGCTGGTGGGGATGGAGCCGACGCGACGCCTCCTGGACCGCGTGGAAGGTCTCGACTACCGGATTCTCGACTCGGGGTGCTGCGGAATGGCCGGATCCTTCGGGTACGAGGAAGGGCACTACGAGATCTCGAAAGCCATCGGTGAGCGGGTGCTCTTCCCTGCGGTGCGAGGCGCTCCGGACGCAATCGTGGTGGCGCCCGGCTTCTCCTGCCGCTCTCAGATCGCCGACTTCTGTGCTGGCCGGAGGGCGCTGCACACCGCCGAACTGTTGGCGCTAGCCGGGTGA
- a CDS encoding hotdog fold domain-containing protein, protein MSSNSIRSLWQRTNSLPAGNLIFSRLLGRFVPYTGTIGPRVEALSDGYARVSMRDRRRVRNHLNSIHAIAIMNLAEVAGGLALNYGLPSGARAILMSLGIDYLKKGRGTLTAEARIELPDTTQRAEYEFETIVRDRSGEVVARVRARWLVGPEEERVGDAPG, encoded by the coding sequence ATGAGTTCCAATTCAATCCGCTCGCTCTGGCAACGAACCAACAGCTTGCCAGCCGGCAATCTCATTTTCAGCCGTCTCCTCGGCCGCTTCGTGCCGTACACCGGAACGATCGGACCGAGGGTGGAGGCGCTTTCCGACGGGTATGCGCGCGTGTCCATGCGGGATCGTCGACGCGTGCGCAACCACCTTAACTCGATTCATGCCATCGCCATCATGAACCTGGCGGAGGTGGCGGGCGGGCTCGCTCTGAATTATGGTCTCCCCTCGGGCGCTCGCGCGATCCTGATGTCGCTGGGGATCGACTACCTGAAGAAGGGGCGCGGCACGCTGACGGCTGAAGCGCGCATCGAGCTGCCGGACACGACCCAGCGGGCGGAATACGAGTTCGAGACCATCGTGAGGGATCGAAGCGGCGAAGTAGTCGCTCGAGTTCGCGCGCGCTGGCTCGTGGGTCCGGAGGAAGAGCGCGTTGGAGACGCCCCCGGTTAA
- a CDS encoding PhzF family phenazine biosynthesis protein, which translates to MGIRITQVDAFTDRPFTGNPAAVTILSDIPSDSWMQDVAREMNLSETAFLLPHDDGFDLRWFTPTAEVDLCGHATLASAHVLWTEGHLSPGTPARFYTRSGLLTARQDGNWIELDFPLLPARECPVPDHLVEALGVVPRWVGASQSDLLVLVDNEKQVRSLTPDFSLLRRIDVRGVIVTAEAVSGGSDFVSRFFAPRVGIDEDPVTGSAHCTLAPFWEERLGRMGLIGYQVSARGGKVRTRVRGDRAILAGQAVSVMQAELL; encoded by the coding sequence ATGGGCATCCGGATTACCCAGGTCGATGCGTTCACTGACCGCCCGTTCACCGGGAACCCGGCGGCCGTGACGATCCTGTCGGACATCCCTTCCGATTCGTGGATGCAGGATGTGGCGCGGGAGATGAACCTCTCCGAGACCGCCTTCCTGCTTCCCCACGATGACGGTTTCGATCTGCGCTGGTTCACGCCCACCGCGGAGGTCGATCTCTGCGGTCACGCGACCCTGGCCAGTGCGCACGTCCTCTGGACCGAGGGGCACCTATCCCCCGGCACACCGGCGCGCTTCTACACCCGCAGCGGGCTGCTCACCGCGCGGCAGGATGGGAACTGGATCGAGCTGGACTTCCCGCTCCTTCCGGCGCGCGAGTGTCCGGTGCCGGATCACCTGGTGGAAGCCCTCGGGGTGGTGCCTCGGTGGGTCGGCGCCAGCCAGTCGGATCTGCTGGTGCTGGTGGACAACGAGAAGCAGGTGCGTTCCCTCACGCCGGACTTCTCGCTCCTGCGCCGCATCGATGTACGCGGGGTGATCGTGACCGCGGAAGCGGTCTCCGGCGGGAGCGATTTCGTCTCGCGATTCTTCGCTCCCCGGGTGGGGATCGACGAGGACCCGGTGACCGGGTCCGCCCACTGCACGCTTGCACCCTTCTGGGAAGAGCGGTTGGGCCGGATGGGCTTGATCGGATATCAGGTGTCCGCACGGGGCGGGAAGGTGCGGACGCGGGTCCGGGGGGATCGCGCTATCCTCGCTGGGCAAGCGGTTTCGGTGATGCAGGCGGAGTTGCTCTGA
- the dacB gene encoding D-alanyl-D-alanine carboxypeptidase/D-alanyl-D-alanine-endopeptidase, with product MERSADRHLLQQGWRASLHGSLIAVLVALAGACAPLSARSGAPAGEKGLTAQIDSILSDTAFSHAHIGALVVSLTDGDTLYQRNASEVFLPASNQKLLTGAAALATLGPAYRFETTVWASGQVRDGVLRGDLIVRGSGDPTFSGRFYADARAVFYAWADSLRARGITRIQGGIVGVDSVFPGPTLGAGWAWDDLDQGYAAEYGGLQFNEGIATLQVVPSRDVGSPGVVIVDPPTQHVRIYNLTRTTPPGSEVQLTLRRDPSGPGVTVEGSLPADTTAVTLRLAVRDPTAYFLTALRETLREVGVAVEGPALPADQWPVDRTGVVEALLFTHRSPPLSEILAGMMKPSQNQIAESLLLTVGRELKGEATAEAGAAVVDSLLRAWNLAADELRMADGSGMSRYNLVSPRLLVGLLTAMDRTGSREEWRAALPVAGIDGTLAERMREPPLRGNVRAKTGTLTGVRTLSGYLTTAGGEEVIFSFMVDHHLRRAARVDEMVEAALEAIARQR from the coding sequence GTGGAGAGAAGCGCGGACCGTCATCTTCTGCAACAAGGCTGGCGCGCGTCGCTGCACGGCAGCCTGATCGCCGTGCTCGTCGCGCTTGCGGGCGCCTGTGCGCCGCTGAGTGCTCGATCTGGCGCCCCCGCTGGAGAGAAGGGGCTGACGGCGCAGATCGATTCGATCCTCTCCGACACCGCCTTCTCGCACGCGCACATTGGTGCGCTGGTAGTCTCGCTCACCGACGGCGACACGCTCTACCAGCGGAATGCGAGCGAGGTCTTCCTTCCTGCGTCGAATCAGAAGCTGTTGACCGGTGCGGCGGCGCTGGCGACGCTGGGTCCCGCCTACCGCTTCGAGACCACGGTGTGGGCCAGCGGGCAGGTTCGGGACGGGGTATTGCGGGGCGACCTGATCGTTCGCGGCAGCGGGGACCCGACCTTCTCCGGGCGCTTCTACGCCGACGCCCGTGCAGTCTTCTACGCTTGGGCGGACTCCCTTCGTGCGCGGGGGATCACTCGGATCCAGGGCGGCATCGTCGGTGTGGACAGCGTCTTTCCCGGGCCGACGCTGGGTGCCGGTTGGGCCTGGGACGACCTCGATCAAGGTTACGCGGCGGAGTACGGAGGGCTGCAGTTCAACGAGGGGATCGCCACCCTTCAGGTGGTGCCGAGCCGCGACGTCGGGTCACCTGGCGTCGTGATCGTGGACCCGCCAACGCAGCACGTACGAATCTACAATCTGACGCGCACGACGCCGCCAGGAAGCGAGGTCCAGCTCACTCTGCGCCGCGACCCCTCGGGTCCGGGGGTCACGGTGGAGGGATCCCTGCCCGCCGACACGACCGCGGTGACGCTACGCCTCGCCGTACGCGATCCGACCGCTTACTTCCTCACGGCCCTGCGCGAGACCCTGCGAGAGGTGGGTGTCGCCGTGGAGGGGCCGGCACTCCCGGCAGACCAGTGGCCGGTAGACCGAACCGGCGTGGTGGAGGCGCTGCTCTTCACTCATCGATCGCCCCCACTTTCCGAGATCCTGGCGGGGATGATGAAGCCGAGTCAGAACCAGATCGCGGAGAGCCTCCTGCTCACGGTCGGGCGCGAGCTGAAGGGCGAGGCGACCGCGGAGGCCGGAGCGGCGGTGGTGGACAGCCTGTTGCGTGCGTGGAACCTCGCTGCCGACGAGCTGCGAATGGCGGACGGCTCGGGGATGTCTCGCTACAACCTCGTATCCCCGCGTCTGCTCGTGGGACTGCTGACGGCGATGGACCGGACGGGGAGTAGAGAGGAGTGGCGGGCTGCGCTGCCGGTTGCGGGGATCGACGGGACCCTCGCCGAACGGATGCGAGAGCCGCCGCTGCGTGGCAACGTGCGGGCGAAGACGGGAACCCTCACCGGGGTGCGCACCCTCTCGGGTTACCTGACAACGGCGGGTGGGGAGGAGGTGATCTTCTCGTTCATGGTCGACCACCATCTGCGGCGCGCCGCGCGGGTTGACGAGATGGTCGAGGCGGCGCTGGAAGCCATCGCGCGCCAGCGCTGA
- the gluQRS gene encoding tRNA glutamyl-Q(34) synthetase GluQRS, which produces MLRSRFAPSPTGDLHLGNARTALLAWLHARALGGTFVLRVEDLDEGRVREGFIERQLEDLRWLGLDWDEGPDVGGDFGPYLQSERRGLYEKAIAGLAEKGLIYECFCSRKEIAAAASAPHGPQDEGPIYPGTCRELTPSKAAYLRSTRPAALRLRAPDRTIRFVDALHGEQAIHGREEIGDFVIRRRDGIAAYQLAVVVDDAAMRISHVLRGADLLTSTARQLLLYEALGLEAPEWIHVPLLLGPDGERLSKRHGAVSLRELRERDVAPEEVVGWLAWTSALADRGEHTTPAALVDRFSLDRIPREPTLPDSLPWG; this is translated from the coding sequence GTGCTCCGCTCGCGTTTCGCCCCCAGCCCGACGGGCGATCTTCACCTCGGAAACGCTCGCACCGCGCTGCTCGCCTGGCTGCACGCACGGGCGCTCGGGGGCACATTCGTGCTGCGGGTGGAGGATCTCGACGAGGGACGAGTGCGCGAGGGGTTCATCGAGCGACAGCTCGAGGACCTGCGATGGCTGGGACTCGACTGGGACGAGGGGCCGGATGTCGGCGGTGACTTCGGACCCTACCTGCAGTCCGAGCGGCGGGGGCTTTACGAGAAGGCGATCGCCGGGCTGGCGGAGAAAGGGTTAATCTACGAGTGCTTCTGCTCGCGGAAGGAGATCGCCGCGGCGGCCAGCGCGCCGCACGGCCCCCAGGACGAGGGGCCGATCTACCCGGGGACCTGTCGGGAGCTAACGCCGAGTAAGGCCGCTTACCTCCGGAGCACGCGCCCCGCAGCGTTACGCCTTCGCGCGCCGGATCGCACCATCCGCTTCGTCGACGCACTGCACGGAGAGCAGGCGATCCACGGGCGAGAGGAGATCGGCGATTTCGTCATCCGCCGACGCGACGGGATCGCAGCGTATCAGCTCGCCGTGGTGGTCGACGACGCGGCCATGCGCATCTCCCACGTCTTGAGAGGCGCGGACCTGCTCACCTCCACCGCCCGTCAGCTCCTCCTCTACGAAGCGCTCGGCCTGGAAGCGCCTGAATGGATCCACGTGCCCCTCCTGCTCGGCCCGGATGGGGAGCGGCTGTCAAAGCGGCACGGTGCGGTGTCCCTGCGGGAGCTGCGGGAGAGGGATGTGGCGCCTGAAGAGGTGGTGGGGTGGCTGGCGTGGACATCGGCTCTGGCGGACCGGGGTGAACACACTACCCCGGCCGCCCTGGTCGACCGCTTCTCTCTCGACCGCATCCCTCGCGAACCTACTCTCCCTGATTCACTTCCCTGGGGTTGA
- a CDS encoding transcriptional regulator gives MAKQRAVSAEGPRPVRLFSEPGGAGDASPPEFDRLIHERIRLGIVSALAVNESLTFNDLKGMLNTSDGNLSVHARRLEEAAYIDCRKSFEGRVPRTEYRLTARGRKALEEYLDHMESLIQAVREG, from the coding sequence GTGGCTAAGCAACGCGCGGTTTCGGCGGAGGGGCCAAGGCCCGTCCGGCTCTTCAGCGAACCCGGCGGCGCGGGGGATGCTTCTCCCCCGGAGTTCGACCGCCTGATCCACGAGCGGATCCGGCTCGGAATCGTGAGCGCCCTTGCGGTCAACGAATCGCTGACCTTCAACGACCTGAAGGGCATGCTGAACACCTCGGACGGCAACCTGAGCGTTCACGCGCGGCGCCTGGAGGAGGCAGCCTACATCGATTGCCGGAAATCCTTCGAGGGGCGGGTGCCTCGCACCGAATACCGGCTCACGGCGCGGGGACGGAAGGCTCTGGAAGAATACCTCGATCACATGGAATCGCTCATTCAGGCGGTTCGCGAAGGCTGA
- a CDS encoding DUF5715 family protein: MNRTVLLTVLLLLAIAAPCVAMERATLAGSPASMVRQNSVAKANEFSFIRTADQVERFVEEGYLVRIEPTGPLQVDDDVSYPVGRPEMKLFLERLAEQYQDGCGEPLVVTSLVRPTTEQPRNSHPLSVHPAGIAVDLRVSSRADCRSWLESALLGLETRGVLDVTRERHPPHYHVALFPDRYAEYVKPLLARDSALAAEKAREEAARLAMASLERVGTPLAATPATEQPRSEGEVSPFAWLSGVVLVLGALGTRRLASTRRREERE; encoded by the coding sequence ATGAACCGTACCGTACTCCTCACCGTTCTGCTTTTGCTGGCGATCGCCGCTCCGTGCGTCGCCATGGAGCGAGCGACCCTCGCGGGATCGCCCGCGTCGATGGTCCGTCAGAACAGCGTCGCGAAAGCGAACGAATTCAGCTTCATCAGAACCGCCGACCAGGTCGAGCGGTTCGTCGAGGAGGGGTACCTGGTACGGATCGAGCCGACCGGCCCACTGCAGGTAGACGACGATGTGTCGTACCCGGTGGGCCGGCCGGAGATGAAGCTCTTTCTGGAGCGACTCGCCGAACAGTATCAGGACGGTTGCGGTGAGCCGCTGGTCGTGACCAGTCTGGTACGCCCCACCACCGAACAGCCAAGGAACTCGCACCCGCTCTCCGTCCACCCCGCCGGAATCGCCGTCGACCTGCGAGTGAGCTCCCGGGCGGACTGTCGTAGCTGGCTGGAATCGGCCCTGCTGGGCCTCGAGACGCGGGGCGTGCTGGATGTGACACGGGAGCGCCACCCACCGCATTACCATGTCGCGCTCTTCCCCGACCGGTACGCGGAGTACGTGAAGCCCCTGCTTGCCCGCGACTCGGCCCTGGCCGCCGAGAAGGCGCGTGAGGAGGCGGCCCGGCTGGCCATGGCGTCGCTCGAGCGAGTCGGCACTCCCCTGGCGGCCACTCCGGCTACCGAGCAGCCCCGCTCAGAGGGAGAGGTGAGCCCTTTTGCGTGGCTCAGCGGCGTGGTTCTGGTGCTGGGTGCGCTGGGGACGAGGCGGCTAGCGAGCACGCGGAGGCGGGAGGAGCGCGAATAG
- a CDS encoding DEAD/DEAH box helicase, whose protein sequence is MTFEELGLAPELVRAVKELGYELPTPIQAMAIPEALAGKDVLGRAQTGTGKTAAFMLPIIHRLRGGDGLRALVLCPTRELAIQVAESARDYAKYCEMWVGCIYGGTPVQKDVRDLRAGFDILVATPGRLIDHLERGNVDLSELEVLVLDEADRMLDMGFRPQINEILRHVPKKRQTLFFSATLPNDVKSLAYDSLHNPVSVEAAPHRTTAEGVEQFVYPVDGRKKTQLLLELLKRPGMDSVIVFTRTKVGADRVIAQLERANVSAVVMHGDRGMKERVKALDDFREGRARVLVATDVAQRGLDVEGISHVINYDVPQDPDSYVHRVGRTARAGQTGEAITFMSPAEIGEVRAIEYHIGRELPKVELEGYGFGLTTEDRPLPTLDRKAVRASRGFRMGSRARKELSPEELAALLQVG, encoded by the coding sequence ATGACATTCGAGGAACTCGGGCTCGCGCCGGAGCTGGTGCGGGCCGTGAAGGAGCTTGGCTACGAACTGCCGACGCCGATTCAGGCGATGGCGATCCCGGAAGCACTCGCTGGCAAGGACGTACTCGGTCGGGCCCAGACGGGCACGGGCAAGACCGCAGCCTTCATGCTCCCCATCATTCACCGCTTGCGCGGCGGAGACGGACTCCGCGCGCTGGTACTCTGCCCCACCCGAGAGCTGGCCATTCAGGTAGCCGAGTCGGCCCGCGATTACGCGAAATACTGCGAGATGTGGGTGGGGTGCATCTACGGGGGCACCCCGGTGCAGAAGGACGTCCGCGATCTCCGGGCCGGCTTCGACATCCTGGTCGCGACTCCCGGCCGCCTGATCGATCACCTGGAGAGGGGGAACGTGGACCTGTCGGAGCTCGAGGTGCTGGTTCTTGACGAAGCCGACCGGATGCTGGACATGGGCTTCCGCCCGCAGATCAACGAGATCCTGCGACACGTTCCGAAGAAGCGACAGACTCTCTTCTTCTCAGCGACGCTTCCCAACGACGTGAAGTCGCTCGCCTACGATTCGCTCCACAACCCGGTCTCGGTAGAAGCGGCGCCGCACCGGACCACCGCCGAGGGGGTGGAGCAGTTCGTCTATCCGGTCGACGGGCGAAAGAAGACGCAGCTCCTTCTGGAGCTGCTGAAGCGCCCCGGCATGGATTCGGTGATCGTCTTCACCCGCACCAAGGTGGGCGCTGATCGGGTCATCGCCCAGTTGGAGCGCGCCAACGTGAGCGCGGTGGTGATGCATGGGGACCGCGGAATGAAGGAGCGGGTCAAAGCCCTCGACGACTTCCGCGAGGGACGTGCACGAGTGCTCGTCGCCACCGACGTGGCTCAGCGAGGCCTCGACGTGGAGGGGATCTCGCACGTCATCAATTACGATGTCCCGCAGGATCCCGACAGCTACGTCCACCGCGTCGGACGGACCGCGCGGGCGGGGCAGACGGGCGAGGCGATCACCTTCATGTCGCCCGCTGAGATCGGTGAGGTGCGAGCGATCGAGTACCACATCGGGCGCGAGCTCCCCAAGGTCGAGCTGGAGGGCTACGGCTTCGGTCTCACCACCGAGGACCGACCCTTGCCGACGCTCGATCGCAAGGCGGTCCGGGCCAGTCGGGGCTTCCGGATGGGTTCGCGGGCGCGCAAGGAGCTCAGCCCCGAAGAGCTAGCGGCTCTGCTCCAGGTGGGCTGA